From one Eucalyptus grandis isolate ANBG69807.140 chromosome 9, ASM1654582v1, whole genome shotgun sequence genomic stretch:
- the LOC104419016 gene encoding glycerol-3-phosphate acyltransferase 9, whose amino-acid sequence MASPRKLPTSSSELDLDRLNIEDYLPSGSSIHEPPGQLRLRDLLDITPTLTEAAGAIVDDSFTRCFKSNSQEPWNWNVYLFPLWCFGVVVRYLILFPARVLVLTIGWIIFLSSFAIVHFMLKAHDALRRKLERLLVELICSFFVASWTGVVKYHGPRPSIRPKQVFVANHTSMIDFIILEQMTAFAVIMQKHPGWVGLLQSTILESVGCIWFNRSEAKDREIVARKLRDHVLGTDNNPLLIFPEGTCVNNHYTVMFKKGAFELGCTVCPIAIKYNKIFVDAFWNSRKQSFTMHLLQLMTSWAVVCDVWYLEPQTLKPGETPIEFAERVRDIISVRAGLKKVPWDGYLKYSRPSPKHREGKQRSFAEWVLQRLEER is encoded by the exons atggcgagcccCAGGAAGCTGCCGACCTCGAGCTCCGAGCTGGACCTGGATCGCCTCAACATCGAGGATTACCTCCCTTCCGGATCCTCCATCCACGAGCCCCCCGGCCAGCTCCGCCT GCGCGATTTGCTTGATATCACGCCGACTCTGACCGAGGCCGCCGGTGCTATCGTCGAT GACTCGTTCACGCGGTGCTTCAAGTCGAATTCGCAGGAACCGTGGAACTGGAACGTGTACCTCTTCCCGCTGTGGTGCTTCGGGGTGGTGGTTCGGTACTTGATCCTGTTCCCGGCAAG GGTTTTAGTTTTGACAATTGGATGGATAATATTCCTCTCATCATTTGCCATTGTTCACTTTATGCTTAAAGCACATGATGCACTGAGAAGGAAGCTGGAG AGGTTGCTGGTGGAGTTAATTTGCAGCTTCTTTGTTGCTTCATGGACTGGTGTCGTCAAATACCATGGGCCACGGCCTAGCATTCGGCCTAAACAA GTTTTTGTCGCCAACCACACTTCCATGATTGATTTCATCATCTTAGAGCAAATGACTGCCTTCGCTGTTATTATGCAAAAGCATCCTGGATGGGTTG GACTACTGCAAAGCACTATTTTGGAGAGTGTAGGATGCATCTGGTTTAATCGTTCTGAGGCCAAAGATCGTGAAATTGTGGCAAGAAA GTTGAGAGATCACGTACTGGGAACTGATAACAATCCTCTTCTCATATTTCCTGAAGGGACTTGTGTGAACAATCACTATACTGTCATGTTCAAAAAG GGTGCATTTGAGCTTGGGTGCACTGTTTGCCCTATCGCAATCAAGTACAATAAGATCTTCGTGGATGCCTTTTGGAACAGCAGGAA ACAATCTTTCACAATGCATCTACTGCAACTTATGACATCTTGGGCTGTTGTTTGTGACGTCTGGTACTTGGAACCCCAAACCTTGAAACCTGGTGAAACGCCAATTGAATTTGCAGAGAG GGTCCGTGACATCATATCTGTTCGAGCTGGTTTGAAGAAGGTTCCTTGGGATGGATATCTGAAGTACTCTCGCCCTAGCCCCAAGCATAGAGAAGGGAA GCAACGAAGCTTTGCTGAGTGGGTGCTGCAGCGACTTGAGGAGAGGTGA
- the LOC104419019 gene encoding isocitrate dehydrogenase [NAD] regulatory subunit 1, mitochondrial isoform X1, whose amino-acid sequence MARRALTLPHPQAPLRCGTGRLLPPSQPARTVTYMPRPGDGTPRAVTLIPGDGVGPLVTAAVEQVMSAMHAPVYFEAYEVHGDMKRVPEEVIESIRKNKVCLKGGLRTPVGGGVSSLNVQLRKELDLYASLVNCFNLPGLPTRHEGVDIVVIRENTEGEYSGLEHEVVPGVVESLKVITKFCSERIAKYAFEYAYLNNRKKVTAVHKANIMKLADGLFLESCREVATKYPSIKYNEIIVDNCCMQLVSKPEQFDVMVTPNLYGNLVANTAAGIAGGTGVMPGGNVGADTAVFEQGASAGNVGNEKIMEQKKANPVALLLSSAMMLRHLQFPSFADRLETAVKRVISEGKVRTKDLGGDSTTQEVVDAVIANLD is encoded by the exons ATGGCTCGCCGGGCCCTCACCCTTCCCCATCCTCAAGCGCCTCTCCGGTGCGGCACCGGCCGCCTCCTCCCGCCCTCCCAGCCCGCCCGGACCGTCACCTACATGCCCCGCCCCGGCGACGGCACCCCGCGCGCCGTGACCCTGATCCCCGGCGACGGGGTCGGCCCCCTGGTCACCGCCGCCGTCGAGCAGGTCATGTCGGCGATGCACGCGCCCGTCTACTTCGAGGCCTACGAGGTCCACGGCGACATGAAGCGGGTGCCGGAGGAGGTGATCGAGTCGATACGGAAGAACAAGGTGTGCCTCAAGGGCGGGCTGAGGACTCCCGTCGGGGGCGGGGTCAGCTCGCTGAACGTGCAGCTGAGGAAGGAGCTCGATCTGTACGCCTCGCTCGTGAACTGCTTCAACCTGCCCGGGCTGCCCACGCGGCACGAGGGGGTGGACATCGTGGTGATCAGGGAGAACACGGAGGGCGAGTACTCCGGCCTCGAGCACGAGGTGGTTCCCGGAGTCGTGGAGAGCCTTAAG GTGATTACAAAGTTCTGCTCAGAACGCATTGCAAAATATGCATTTGAATATGCATACTTAAACAACAGAAAGAAGGTGACAGCTGTCCACAAAGCCAACATCATGAAACTTGCTGATGGCTTATTTTTAGAATCTTGTCGGGAGGTCGCAACAAAATATCCAAGCATCAAGTACAACGAGATTATAGTTGATAATTGCTGCATGCAACTTGTTTCAAAGCCTGAGCAATTTGACGTGATG GTGACTCCAAATCTTTATGGCAATTTAGTAGCCAATACAGCAGCTGGTATTGCCGGAGGAACAGGTGTTATGCCTGGAG GCAATGTGGGGGCAGACACTGCTGTTTTTGAACAAGGTGCTTCAGCAGGAAACGTTGGGAATGAAAAGATAATGGAGCAGAAGAAGGCAAATCCAGTGGCCTTGCTTCTCTCATCTGCTATGATGTTGCGGCACTTGCAATTTCCATCCTTTGCCGATCGACTTGAGACTGCAGTAAAGCGAGTTATCTCAGAGGGTAAAGTCCGGACAAAAGATCTCGGAGGAGACAGCACAACCCAGGAGGTTGTGGATGCCGTTATTGCTAATCTGGATTAA
- the LOC104419019 gene encoding isocitrate dehydrogenase [NAD] regulatory subunit 1, mitochondrial isoform X2, with amino-acid sequence MARRALTLPHPQAPLRCGTGRLLPPSQPARTVTYMPRPGDGTPRAVTLIPGDGVGPLVTAAVEQVMSAMHAPVYFEAYEVHGDMKRVPEEVIESIRKNKVCLKGGLRTPVGGGVSSLNVQLRKELDLYASLVNCFNLPGLPTRHEGVDIVVIRENTEGEYSGLEHEVVPGVVESLKFCSERIAKYAFEYAYLNNRKKVTAVHKANIMKLADGLFLESCREVATKYPSIKYNEIIVDNCCMQLVSKPEQFDVMVTPNLYGNLVANTAAGIAGGTGVMPGGNVGADTAVFEQGASAGNVGNEKIMEQKKANPVALLLSSAMMLRHLQFPSFADRLETAVKRVISEGKVRTKDLGGDSTTQEVVDAVIANLD; translated from the exons ATGGCTCGCCGGGCCCTCACCCTTCCCCATCCTCAAGCGCCTCTCCGGTGCGGCACCGGCCGCCTCCTCCCGCCCTCCCAGCCCGCCCGGACCGTCACCTACATGCCCCGCCCCGGCGACGGCACCCCGCGCGCCGTGACCCTGATCCCCGGCGACGGGGTCGGCCCCCTGGTCACCGCCGCCGTCGAGCAGGTCATGTCGGCGATGCACGCGCCCGTCTACTTCGAGGCCTACGAGGTCCACGGCGACATGAAGCGGGTGCCGGAGGAGGTGATCGAGTCGATACGGAAGAACAAGGTGTGCCTCAAGGGCGGGCTGAGGACTCCCGTCGGGGGCGGGGTCAGCTCGCTGAACGTGCAGCTGAGGAAGGAGCTCGATCTGTACGCCTCGCTCGTGAACTGCTTCAACCTGCCCGGGCTGCCCACGCGGCACGAGGGGGTGGACATCGTGGTGATCAGGGAGAACACGGAGGGCGAGTACTCCGGCCTCGAGCACGAGGTGGTTCCCGGAGTCGTGGAGAGCCTTAAG TTCTGCTCAGAACGCATTGCAAAATATGCATTTGAATATGCATACTTAAACAACAGAAAGAAGGTGACAGCTGTCCACAAAGCCAACATCATGAAACTTGCTGATGGCTTATTTTTAGAATCTTGTCGGGAGGTCGCAACAAAATATCCAAGCATCAAGTACAACGAGATTATAGTTGATAATTGCTGCATGCAACTTGTTTCAAAGCCTGAGCAATTTGACGTGATG GTGACTCCAAATCTTTATGGCAATTTAGTAGCCAATACAGCAGCTGGTATTGCCGGAGGAACAGGTGTTATGCCTGGAG GCAATGTGGGGGCAGACACTGCTGTTTTTGAACAAGGTGCTTCAGCAGGAAACGTTGGGAATGAAAAGATAATGGAGCAGAAGAAGGCAAATCCAGTGGCCTTGCTTCTCTCATCTGCTATGATGTTGCGGCACTTGCAATTTCCATCCTTTGCCGATCGACTTGAGACTGCAGTAAAGCGAGTTATCTCAGAGGGTAAAGTCCGGACAAAAGATCTCGGAGGAGACAGCACAACCCAGGAGGTTGTGGATGCCGTTATTGCTAATCTGGATTAA
- the LOC104419017 gene encoding lysM domain-containing GPI-anchored protein 2 → MGRAVVLACLSVVLSALALAPATDALGFTCNSPPETTCRALVGYISPNTTTFRSIQTLFGVKHLRSLLAANDRSPTLSPNTTVRAQETVFIPFTCRCSNGTGTSDRSPVYTVQKDDGLYYIASSVFSYLVVYQDIQLVNGIENANLIEVGQKLWIPLPCSCDEVDGNKAVHYAHVVAEGSTVEQIAEDFRVSEKTLMDLNGLASAKELMADKALDVPLKACASKIHNDSLDADLLVPNGAYALTANNCVRCSCGSANNWTLLCQPSEFASSSGSTCPSMQCSGAHDLYIGNTTGTSCSSTTCSYAGYTSQNTILTTLDNESSCAALPPSPDGRAAAMQRR, encoded by the exons ATGGGACGTGCCGTGGTGCTCGCGTGCCTCTCCGTCGTCCTCAGCGCGCTCGCGCTCGCGCCGGCGACGGACGCCCTCGGCTTCACCTGCAACTCCCCGCCGGAGACCACCTGCCGGGCGCTGGTCGGCTACATATCCCCCAACACCACCACCTTCAGGTCCATCCAGACCCTCTTCGGCGTCAAGCACCTTCGCTCCCTCCTCGCCGCCAACGACCGCAGCCCCACCCTCTCTCCCAACACCACCGTCCGGGCCCAAGAGACCGTCTTCATCCCCTTCACTTGCAG GTGCTCGAACGGGACGGGGACTTCGGACCGGAGCCCCGTGTACACGGTCCAGAAGGACGACGGGCTCTACTACATCGCGTCGTCCGTGTTCTCTTACCTGGTGGTGTACCAGGACATCCAGCTGGTGAACGGCATCGAGAACGCCAACCTCATCGAGGTCGGGCAGAAGCTGTGGATCCCGCTGCCGTGCAGCTGCGACGAGGTGGACGGGAACAAGGCGGTGCACTACGCCCACGTGGTGGCGGAAGGGAGCACCGTGGAGCAGATCGCCGAGGACTTCCGCGTGTCGGAGAAGACCCTGATGGACCTGAACGGGCTGGCCAGCGCCAAGGAACTCATGGCCGACAAGGCTTTGGACGTTCCTCTCAAag CTTGTGCGTCTAAAATCCATAACGATTCGCTGGACGCCGATTTGCTCGTGCCCAACGGCGCTTATGCCCTCACAGCCAACAACTGCGTGCGGTGCAGCTGTGGTTCCGCGAATAACTGGAC ATTGCTTTGCCAGCCCTCGGAGTTCGCCTCGTCGAGCGGTTCAACGTGCCCGTCGATGCAGTGCTCGGGCGCCCATGATCTGTACATCGGCAACACAACCGGGACATCTTGCAGCAGCACAACCTGTTCTTATGCCGGCTACACGAGCCAGAACACCATCCTCACGACCCTCGACAATGAATCGTCTTGTGCCG CTCTCCCGCCCAGTCCAGACGGCAGGGCAGCAGCCATGCAGCGAAGATAG
- the LOC104419018 gene encoding protein DETOXIFICATION 45, chloroplastic isoform X2, with protein sequence MSAARLAGAAAAPNGMTSRPSELSAAAMRRRRRLLAPVRASGVRSLPALVDRERFRSSGCRLSANRGRFSPLSVRCQSSSDCDVGSTDVDEYAGSSSLRDELSSRDDPCAEKTEEATELTAIPQGQSRITDVKREIIALSLPAMAGQAIEPLAQLMETAYIGRLGAVELGSAGVSISIFNIISKLFNIPLLSVATSFVAEDLSKSAMEGILKSNGNHMGKAFIVAERKQLSSVSTALLLAVGIGIFEAIALYFGSGQFLNMMGVSSASPMHGPAQCFLSLRALGAPAVVVSLALQGIFRGFKDTKTPVLCLGIGNLAAIFLFPVLMYGFRLGVVGAVLSTVSSQYLVALLMIWYLNKRVILLPPKMGALQFGGYIKSGGFLLGRTLAVLTTMTVGTSMAARQGPLAMAAHQICMQVWLAVSLLTDALAASAQALIAGALSKSDYRTVREVTDFVLKIGLLMGISLAAILLISFGSLANLFTNDAEVLLIAKTGVLFVSASQPLSALAYIFDGLHYGVSDFPYAARSMILVGTISSAFLLFAPRMIGLPGVWLGLSLFMGLRTAAGYFRLSAKTGPWWFMHREMQKFDLAG encoded by the exons ATGTCGGCGGCGCGGCTCGCCGGAGCCGCTGCGGCTCCTAATGGCATGACGAGCAGGCCGAGCGAATTGAGCGCGGCGGCGatgaggcggaggaggagattGCTCGCCCCTGTCCGCGCGAGCGGTGTTCGTAGTTTACCGGCTCTTGTCGATAGAGAGAGGTTCCGCAGTTCCGGATGCCGTCTGTCTGCGAATCGCGGGCGGTTCTCGCCGCTTTCGGTCCGTTGTCAGTCGAGTTCGGATTGCGACGTAGGCTCTACAGATGTTGATGAATACGCGGGTTCTTCGTCCTTGAGGGATGAGCTCTCTTCAAGAGATGATCCTTGTGCCGAGAAAACAGAGGAAGCCAC TGAGTTGACAGCGATTCCTCAAGGCCAATCACGTATCACTGATGTGAAAAGAGAGATCATAGCACTCTCTCTGCCTGCAATGGCAGGACAAGCTATTGAGCCCTTAGCACAGCTGATGGAGACAGCTTATATCGGTAGATTGG GTGCTGTGGAGTTGGGCTCAGCTGGTGTTTCCATATCAATATTTAACATCATATCAAAGCTTTTTAACATTCCTCTGCTTAGTGTTGCTACTTCCTTTGTGGCTGAGGACTTATCTAAAAGTGCAA TGGAGGGAATTCTTAAAAGCAATGGTAATCACATGGGCAAAGCATTTATAGTAGCTGAGAGGAAGCAATTATCATCTGTGTCCACCGCTCTGCTATTGGCAGTTGGGATAGGCATTTTTGAGGCCATAGCTTTATACTTTGGATCtggacaatttttaaacatGATGGGCGTATCATCA GCATCACCCATGCACGGTCCAGCACAATGTTTTCTTTCTCTAAGAGCACTTGGAGCCCCTGCAGTGGTAGTGTCCTTGGCACTTCAAGGAATTTTTCGTGGGTTTAAGGACACAAAAACTCCTGTTTTATGTCTAG GTATCGGTAATTTAGCAGCAATTTTCTTGTTTCCTGTACTTATGTATGGCTTTCGACTGGGTGTTGTTGGGGCAGTCCTTTCTACTGTTTCATCACA GTACCTTGTCGCCTTACTAATGATTTGGTATCTTAATAAAAGAGTTATTTTATTGCCTCCAAAGATGGGAGCACTGCAGTTTGGGGGATATATAAAATCTG GTGGGTTTCTTCTTGGAAGAACTCTTGCCGTTCTTACAACCATGACTGTGGGAACATCTATGGCTGCTCGTCAAGGTCCATTAGCAATGGCTGCTCATCAGATATGCATGCAAGTTTGGTTGGCTGTCTCTCTTTTGACAGATGCACTGGCTGCATCTGCCCAG GCCCTGATTGCTGGTGCATTATCTAAATCTGACTACAGAACTGTAAGAGAGGTGACAGACTTCGTATTAAAG ATAGGATTATTGATGGGAATCTCCCTAGCTGCAATTCTCCTAATATCTTTTGGCTCTTTAGCAAATTTGTTTACCAATGATGCTGAGGTGTTACTTATTGCTAAAACTGGCGTACTG TTCGTGAGTGCTAGCCAACCATTGAGCGCTCTGGCTTACATTTTTGATGGCCTCCACTATGGTGTTTCTGACTTCCCATATGCAGCTCGTTCCATG ATATTGGTGGGGACAATATCTTCGGCATTTTTGCTGTTTGCTCCTAGGATGATTGGTCTCCCTGGAGTTTGGTTGGGCTTGTCTCTCTTTATGGGCTTGCGTACAGCAGCAGGCTATTTCAG ATTATCAGCAAAGACTGGTCCATGGTGGTTCATGCACAGAGAGATGCAGAAATTTGAT CTCGCTGGTTGA
- the LOC104419018 gene encoding protein DETOXIFICATION 45, chloroplastic isoform X1 produces MSAARLAGAAAAPNGMTSRPSELSAAAMRRRRRLLAPVRASGVRSLPALVDRERFRSSGCRLSANRGRFSPLSVRCQSSSDCDVGSTDVDEYAGSSSLRDELSSRDDPCAEKTEEATELTAIPQGQSRITDVKREIIALSLPAMAGQAIEPLAQLMETAYIGRLGAVELGSAGVSISIFNIISKLFNIPLLSVATSFVAEDLSKSASKDSASVEGILKSNGNHMGKAFIVAERKQLSSVSTALLLAVGIGIFEAIALYFGSGQFLNMMGVSSASPMHGPAQCFLSLRALGAPAVVVSLALQGIFRGFKDTKTPVLCLGIGNLAAIFLFPVLMYGFRLGVVGAVLSTVSSQYLVALLMIWYLNKRVILLPPKMGALQFGGYIKSGGFLLGRTLAVLTTMTVGTSMAARQGPLAMAAHQICMQVWLAVSLLTDALAASAQALIAGALSKSDYRTVREVTDFVLKIGLLMGISLAAILLISFGSLANLFTNDAEVLLIAKTGVLFVSASQPLSALAYIFDGLHYGVSDFPYAARSMILVGTISSAFLLFAPRMIGLPGVWLGLSLFMGLRTAAGYFRLSAKTGPWWFMHREMQKFDLAG; encoded by the exons ATGTCGGCGGCGCGGCTCGCCGGAGCCGCTGCGGCTCCTAATGGCATGACGAGCAGGCCGAGCGAATTGAGCGCGGCGGCGatgaggcggaggaggagattGCTCGCCCCTGTCCGCGCGAGCGGTGTTCGTAGTTTACCGGCTCTTGTCGATAGAGAGAGGTTCCGCAGTTCCGGATGCCGTCTGTCTGCGAATCGCGGGCGGTTCTCGCCGCTTTCGGTCCGTTGTCAGTCGAGTTCGGATTGCGACGTAGGCTCTACAGATGTTGATGAATACGCGGGTTCTTCGTCCTTGAGGGATGAGCTCTCTTCAAGAGATGATCCTTGTGCCGAGAAAACAGAGGAAGCCAC TGAGTTGACAGCGATTCCTCAAGGCCAATCACGTATCACTGATGTGAAAAGAGAGATCATAGCACTCTCTCTGCCTGCAATGGCAGGACAAGCTATTGAGCCCTTAGCACAGCTGATGGAGACAGCTTATATCGGTAGATTGG GTGCTGTGGAGTTGGGCTCAGCTGGTGTTTCCATATCAATATTTAACATCATATCAAAGCTTTTTAACATTCCTCTGCTTAGTGTTGCTACTTCCTTTGTGGCTGAGGACTTATCTAAAAGTGCAAGTAAAGATTCTGCCTCAG TGGAGGGAATTCTTAAAAGCAATGGTAATCACATGGGCAAAGCATTTATAGTAGCTGAGAGGAAGCAATTATCATCTGTGTCCACCGCTCTGCTATTGGCAGTTGGGATAGGCATTTTTGAGGCCATAGCTTTATACTTTGGATCtggacaatttttaaacatGATGGGCGTATCATCA GCATCACCCATGCACGGTCCAGCACAATGTTTTCTTTCTCTAAGAGCACTTGGAGCCCCTGCAGTGGTAGTGTCCTTGGCACTTCAAGGAATTTTTCGTGGGTTTAAGGACACAAAAACTCCTGTTTTATGTCTAG GTATCGGTAATTTAGCAGCAATTTTCTTGTTTCCTGTACTTATGTATGGCTTTCGACTGGGTGTTGTTGGGGCAGTCCTTTCTACTGTTTCATCACA GTACCTTGTCGCCTTACTAATGATTTGGTATCTTAATAAAAGAGTTATTTTATTGCCTCCAAAGATGGGAGCACTGCAGTTTGGGGGATATATAAAATCTG GTGGGTTTCTTCTTGGAAGAACTCTTGCCGTTCTTACAACCATGACTGTGGGAACATCTATGGCTGCTCGTCAAGGTCCATTAGCAATGGCTGCTCATCAGATATGCATGCAAGTTTGGTTGGCTGTCTCTCTTTTGACAGATGCACTGGCTGCATCTGCCCAG GCCCTGATTGCTGGTGCATTATCTAAATCTGACTACAGAACTGTAAGAGAGGTGACAGACTTCGTATTAAAG ATAGGATTATTGATGGGAATCTCCCTAGCTGCAATTCTCCTAATATCTTTTGGCTCTTTAGCAAATTTGTTTACCAATGATGCTGAGGTGTTACTTATTGCTAAAACTGGCGTACTG TTCGTGAGTGCTAGCCAACCATTGAGCGCTCTGGCTTACATTTTTGATGGCCTCCACTATGGTGTTTCTGACTTCCCATATGCAGCTCGTTCCATG ATATTGGTGGGGACAATATCTTCGGCATTTTTGCTGTTTGCTCCTAGGATGATTGGTCTCCCTGGAGTTTGGTTGGGCTTGTCTCTCTTTATGGGCTTGCGTACAGCAGCAGGCTATTTCAG ATTATCAGCAAAGACTGGTCCATGGTGGTTCATGCACAGAGAGATGCAGAAATTTGAT CTCGCTGGTTGA
- the LOC104419021 gene encoding metal-independent phosphoserine phosphatase translates to METAAAAAAAAAAGLRNRYWVLRHGKSIPNERGLIVSSLENGTLPEYALASDGVDQARMAGELFLQALKENDIPLENVRICYSPFARTSHTARVVASVLNIPFEGPQCKAIVDLRERYFGPSFELKSHDKYTEIWALDEKDPFQKPEGGECVDDVASRLAKAMVDIETDFQGCAVLIVSHGDPLQILQTIVSAAKIGNSNINEFSSSIQATRTFAVLSQHRKFALLTGELRALA, encoded by the exons AtggagacggcggcggcggcggcggcggcggcggcggcggggttGAGGAACAGGTACTGGGTCTTGCGGCACGGCAAGAGCATCCCCAACGAGAGGGGCCTCATCGTTTCCTCGCTG GAAAATGGCACGCTTCCGGAGTATGCATTGGCCTCAGATGGTGTCGATCAGGCGCGAATGGCCGGCGAGCTCTTTCTCCAG GCActgaaagaaaatgatattcCGCTAGAGAATGTCCGTATTTGTTACTCACCATTTGCGAGAACCAGCCACACTGCGAGAGTTGTTGCGTCGGTTCTGAATATTCCATTCGAGGGTCCACAATGCAAG GCGATAGTGGATCTTCGGGAACGTTATTTCGGTCCTTCATTTGAGCTCAAGTCACATGATAAA TACACTGAAATATGGGCACTTGATGAGAAAGATCCATTCCAGAAGCCAGAAGGCGGAGAATGTGTCGATGATGTTGCTTCCAGACTTGCAAAAGCTATGGTGGACATTGAGACAGACTTTCAAGG ATGTGCTGTATTGATCGTTAGCCATGGTGATCCACTGCAGATTTTGCAGACTATAGTTTCTGCAGCTAAAATAGGAAATTCAAACATTAACGAGTTTTCATCAAGCATACAAGCAACCAGAACCTTTGCAGTCTTGTCACAACACCGGAAGTTCGCCTTGCTTACCGGAGAACTCAGGGCACTCGCATAG